One window from the genome of Myxococcales bacterium encodes:
- a CDS encoding (Fe-S)-binding protein: MQQVIFALLLASSFAFFVRTVIIFGRAARQGVADPRPRFDQIPARLASVLIYFFGQKKVIEEGPLHRTSKHHVFIFWGFLVIGAATTDIFLSGVWPALAMKNWMPGFLYVPLFFSIDLFNLLVLLTVTWSVFRRLVVKPHLIPWNLDAGLILGAIGSLMITHFLSHGYHIAGEVAAGGAYSEALKLSNVVAGWMLPISAETAHRGAMLAYWVHVLILLTFLNYLPYSKHIHLLGALPNIFARNLSARKLDLPKLNLEDETQWGVGKVEQFSWKSLMDTYACTECARCSNYCPAYGTGKNLSPMQLVHDIRYDMIDRLAFKDKIAALKGDVASLADYAQSHGFDDAHPHPELVATKAQLAATEKELADLPQITGGKIAEDTLWACTTCGACQEVCPVFIEHPMKIIQMRQSLVMEQDKSPGELVRTFNNLERQSNPWGIASDQRMDWAKDLDVKTIEDNPNPDYILWVGCAGAFDARIIKQTKSMVAVLNAAGVNYAVLGHKEGCTGDPARRAGNEMLFQMLAAQNVEVLNATGVKKVITSCPHCLHTLRHDYPQFGGDYEVVHHTQLIATLLADKKIVPVSSPVETLTYHDSCYLGRWNGEFDAPRDIIAAVKPPGGYKELTRNKKHGFCCGAGGGRMFMEEHGERVNVNRTKEIIAADVGAVAVACPFCSIMLTDGMKDQNVDEQIQVLDIAELVAQSLVPASSLVRRKKPDVA; this comes from the coding sequence ATGCAGCAGGTTATCTTTGCCCTATTGCTGGCGTCGTCGTTCGCGTTCTTCGTGCGCACGGTGATTATCTTCGGCCGCGCGGCGCGCCAAGGCGTCGCCGACCCCCGGCCGCGGTTTGACCAAATTCCAGCGCGCCTGGCCTCGGTGCTCATCTATTTTTTTGGTCAAAAAAAGGTCATCGAAGAAGGCCCGCTGCACCGCACCAGCAAGCACCACGTCTTTATTTTCTGGGGCTTTTTGGTCATCGGCGCCGCCACCACCGACATCTTCCTAAGCGGCGTGTGGCCGGCGCTCGCCATGAAAAACTGGATGCCTGGCTTTCTCTACGTGCCGCTATTTTTCTCGATCGACCTCTTTAACTTGCTCGTGCTGCTGACCGTCACCTGGTCGGTGTTTCGACGCCTGGTGGTCAAGCCGCACCTGATCCCGTGGAACCTCGACGCCGGGCTCATCTTGGGCGCCATCGGCTCGCTGATGATCACCCACTTCTTGTCGCACGGCTATCACATCGCCGGCGAGGTCGCCGCGGGCGGTGCCTATAGCGAGGCGCTAAAGCTCTCTAACGTCGTGGCGGGCTGGATGCTGCCAATCTCGGCCGAGACCGCGCATCGCGGCGCGATGCTCGCCTACTGGGTGCACGTGCTGATTCTGCTGACGTTTCTCAACTACCTGCCCTACTCCAAGCACATCCACCTGCTCGGTGCGCTGCCCAACATTTTTGCGCGCAACCTCTCGGCCCGCAAGCTCGACCTGCCCAAGCTCAACCTCGAAGACGAAACGCAATGGGGCGTTGGCAAGGTCGAGCAATTTAGCTGGAAGTCGCTGATGGACACCTACGCCTGCACTGAGTGCGCGCGCTGTTCAAACTATTGCCCTGCCTATGGCACCGGCAAGAACCTCTCGCCGATGCAGCTGGTGCACGACATCCGCTACGACATGATCGACCGCCTAGCCTTCAAAGACAAGATTGCGGCCCTTAAGGGCGACGTCGCGTCGCTCGCCGACTATGCGCAAAGCCATGGCTTTGACGACGCGCACCCACACCCCGAGCTCGTGGCCACCAAGGCGCAGCTCGCCGCTACCGAGAAAGAGCTCGCCGACCTGCCGCAAATTACCGGCGGCAAGATTGCCGAGGACACGCTGTGGGCGTGCACCACCTGCGGCGCCTGCCAAGAAGTGTGCCCGGTCTTCATCGAACACCCGATGAAAATCATCCAAATGCGGCAGAGCCTGGTGATGGAACAAGACAAGTCGCCGGGCGAGCTGGTGCGCACGTTTAATAATCTCGAGCGCCAAAGCAACCCGTGGGGCATTGCCTCGGACCAGCGCATGGACTGGGCCAAAGACCTCGACGTCAAGACGATCGAAGACAATCCCAACCCAGACTACATCCTATGGGTGGGCTGCGCCGGCGCGTTTGACGCCCGCATCATCAAGCAAACCAAGTCCATGGTCGCGGTGCTCAATGCGGCCGGCGTCAATTATGCGGTGCTCGGCCACAAAGAGGGCTGCACCGGCGATCCGGCGCGGCGTGCCGGCAACGAGATGCTGTTTCAGATGCTCGCGGCGCAAAATGTCGAGGTACTCAACGCGACCGGCGTCAAGAAGGTTATTACGTCGTGCCCGCACTGTTTGCATACCCTGCGCCACGACTACCCGCAGTTTGGCGGCGACTACGAGGTGGTGCACCACACGCAGCTCATTGCGACGCTGCTTGCCGACAAAAAAATCGTGCCGGTCTCCTCACCAGTTGAAACCTTGACCTATCACGACAGCTGTTATCTCGGGCGGTGGAACGGTGAGTTCGATGCACCGCGAGACATCATCGCCGCGGTCAAGCCGCCTGGCGGCTACAAGGAACTCACGCGCAACAAGAAGCACGGCTTTTGCTGCGGCGCCGGCGGCGGCCGCATGTTCATGGAAGAGCACGGCGAGCGCGTCAACGTCAACCGCACCAAAGAAATCATCGCCGCCGACGTCGGCGCAGTGGCGGTCGCCTGCCCGTTTTGCAGCATCATGCTGACCGACGGCATGAAGGACCAAAATGTCGACGAACAAATCCAGGTGCTCGACATCGCCGAGCTGGTGGCGCAGAGCCTAGTGCCGGCCTCGTCGCTGGTGCGCCGCAAGAAGCCCGATGTCGCCTAA
- a CDS encoding NnrS family protein has translation MSTHASPAPSPVTASAPKPGAAGLRLAGAPGETLPASPAWIAMGFRPFFLLAALGAIALIALWLYALWTGRHPGGGGLTPYDWHAHEMLFGFAMAVIAGFLLTAARNWTGLNTLHGYPLLALALLWVAGRLAMAGALGGSAWLAAALVVGFQLALLAAVGHVLVRARSHRNYGIFAMLTVWVLAALLVHAQAVGALPGAARPALLAALHVVILLIVVMGGRVVPMFTRNATGVATIAGNPLADRWATGLAIAVAATALLLAALPHAAWLQGTPARAVLGTICLASAVAQGWRMRTWGLRAAMRVPLVAILHGGFVWLAVGHALLGVAIIAPTLLASSVALHALTIGCLGAITLGMMARVTLGHSGRPLHVNAIGIAAFIAINFAVVARLAALLVPARHWRTTWAVAAALFALAFALYLVANARALLTRRADGKPG, from the coding sequence ATGTCAACTCACGCCTCACCTGCTCCGAGTCCTGTCACCGCTAGCGCGCCCAAGCCAGGCGCGGCCGGCCTGCGCTTGGCGGGCGCCCCTGGCGAGACCTTGCCCGCGTCGCCGGCTTGGATTGCGATGGGGTTTCGCCCATTTTTTTTGCTGGCCGCGCTCGGCGCCATCGCCCTGATCGCGCTGTGGCTCTACGCGCTGTGGACCGGCCGCCATCCTGGCGGCGGCGGGCTGACGCCCTACGACTGGCACGCGCACGAAATGCTGTTTGGCTTTGCCATGGCGGTGATCGCTGGCTTTCTACTAACTGCGGCGCGCAACTGGACCGGCCTTAACACGCTGCACGGCTATCCCCTGCTCGCGCTGGCGCTGCTATGGGTTGCGGGCCGTTTGGCGATGGCGGGCGCGCTTGGCGGTTCGGCGTGGCTTGCGGCGGCGCTCGTCGTGGGCTTTCAGCTCGCGCTGCTGGCGGCCGTCGGCCACGTACTCGTGCGCGCGCGCAGCCACCGCAACTACGGCATCTTCGCCATGCTCACGGTGTGGGTGCTCGCGGCGCTGTTGGTACACGCGCAGGCGGTCGGCGCGCTGCCTGGTGCCGCGCGGCCGGCGCTGCTCGCGGCGTTGCACGTGGTGATCCTGCTCATCGTCGTCATGGGCGGGCGCGTCGTGCCGATGTTTACGCGCAATGCCACGGGCGTCGCGACCATCGCGGGTAACCCGCTGGCAGATCGCTGGGCGACCGGCCTTGCGATCGCGGTCGCGGCGACGGCGCTGCTCTTGGCGGCGCTGCCACACGCGGCATGGCTGCAAGGCACGCCGGCCCGTGCGGTGCTGGGGACGATTTGCTTAGCGTCGGCGGTGGCGCAGGGCTGGCGCATGCGCACATGGGGCCTGCGCGCCGCGATGCGCGTGCCGCTGGTGGCCATTCTGCACGGCGGCTTTGTCTGGCTGGCGGTTGGGCACGCGCTGCTCGGCGTGGCCATCATCGCGCCGACGCTGCTGGCCTCCTCGGTAGCGCTGCATGCGCTCACCATCGGCTGCCTGGGCGCGATCACGCTCGGCATGATGGCGCGCGTGACGCTGGGGCATTCAGGGCGACCGCTTCACGTTAACGCGATCGGCATCGCCGCGTTCATCGCCATCAACTTCGCGGTGGTGGCGCGCCTGGCCGCGCTGCTGGTCCCCGCCCGGCACTGGCGCACTACCTGGGCCGTCGCCGCCGCGCTGTTTGCGCTGGCCTTTGCGCTTTATCTCGTCGCCAACGCGCGGGCGCTGCTCACGCGCCGTGCCGATGGCAAGCCCGGTTGA
- a CDS encoding tryptophanase, which yields MTFKTIIEPFRIKSVEPIRLTTPAERATCLRAAHNNPFLLPSDKVLIDLLTDSGTSAMSSQQWAAMMVGDESYAGAKSWERFYGEIADLTGMPHVLPTHQGRAAERILYGHLGGKGKHFFSNSHFDTTRANIEHTGAIAIDLPCAEAKDLDAAAPFKGNLDVAALRARLAEVGPGNVAAVILTVTNNSGGGQPVSLGNAQEVAALCKANGVLFVLDCCRIAENAYFIKHREPACADLTYRDIAQAMFALADVAVMSIKKDGLVNMGGFLALRDDTLATACTNLLIMTEGFTTYGGLAGRDMEAIAVGLREVFEPDYLHYRIASTTYVGEKLRAMGVPVVYPIGGHAVYVDAGRMYPHIPPAQFPGQALVCALYLAGGVRAVELGSVMFGKRDAAGGFIPARQELVRLAIPRRVYTQSHMDYVVEVFEALAGSKASATGYRLTYEPPALRHFTAHFEAC from the coding sequence ATGACCTTTAAGACCATCATCGAGCCGTTTCGCATCAAGTCGGTCGAGCCGATTCGCCTCACCACGCCGGCCGAGCGCGCGACCTGCCTGCGCGCCGCGCACAACAACCCGTTCTTGCTGCCGTCCGACAAGGTGCTAATTGATCTGCTTACCGACTCAGGCACCTCGGCGATGAGCAGCCAGCAGTGGGCGGCGATGATGGTGGGCGACGAGTCCTACGCGGGCGCCAAGAGCTGGGAGCGCTTCTACGGCGAAATTGCCGATCTCACCGGCATGCCGCACGTGCTGCCGACCCACCAGGGGCGCGCCGCCGAGCGGATTCTCTATGGCCATCTCGGTGGCAAGGGCAAGCACTTCTTTTCCAATAGCCACTTCGATACGACGCGCGCCAATATCGAGCACACCGGGGCGATCGCCATCGATCTGCCGTGCGCCGAGGCCAAAGATCTCGACGCCGCGGCGCCGTTTAAGGGCAACCTCGACGTCGCGGCGCTGCGCGCCAGGTTGGCCGAGGTGGGCCCGGGTAACGTCGCGGCGGTGATCTTGACCGTGACCAATAACAGCGGCGGCGGCCAGCCGGTCAGCCTCGGCAATGCTCAGGAGGTGGCCGCGCTGTGCAAGGCCAACGGCGTGTTGTTCGTGCTCGATTGCTGCCGCATCGCCGAAAATGCGTATTTCATCAAGCATCGCGAGCCAGCGTGTGCCGACCTGACCTATCGCGACATCGCGCAGGCCATGTTCGCGCTCGCCGACGTCGCGGTCATGAGCATCAAGAAGGACGGCCTGGTCAACATGGGTGGCTTTCTCGCGCTGCGCGACGACACGCTGGCCACGGCCTGCACCAACCTGCTCATCATGACCGAGGGCTTCACCACCTACGGCGGACTGGCCGGGCGCGACATGGAGGCGATCGCGGTTGGCCTGCGCGAGGTGTTTGAGCCCGATTATCTCCATTACCGCATTGCCAGCACGACCTATGTCGGCGAGAAGCTGCGCGCGATGGGCGTGCCGGTAGTGTATCCCATTGGCGGCCACGCGGTCTATGTCGACGCCGGGCGCATGTATCCGCATATCCCGCCGGCGCAGTTTCCTGGGCAGGCGCTGGTGTGCGCGCTCTACCTTGCGGGCGGCGTGCGCGCGGTCGAGCTCGGCTCGGTGATGTTTGGGAAGCGCGACGCCGCCGGCGGCTTTATCCCGGCGCGGCAGGAGCTAGTGCGCCTGGCGATTCCGCGCCGCGTCTATACGCAGAGTCACATGGACTACGTGGTCGAGGTATTTGAGGCGTTGGCGGGCAGCAAGGCCAGCGCGACCGGCTATCGCCTAACCTACGAGCCGCCGGCCCTGCGCCACTTTACGGCGCACTTCGAAGCCTGTTAG